One Owenweeksia hongkongensis DSM 17368 genomic region harbors:
- a CDS encoding NAD(P)/FAD-dependent oxidoreductase — protein sequence MKDIIIVGRGLAGATLSFQLLAKGIKHHIVDQPSLSSSSKVAAGLVNPIVLKRLKMVQGADEFMTHIPDFYQTKEVLTGFKFYHESTIHHIFANAGEINLWEEKKDNVFHSQFLKGLAKNTNPNLLAPHGLGVIEGIGWLDTQSFLNAHKAFCNNNSILITETPFPKNDLSTLAESGQVIILCNGHLLKDWEVLPENTFTPTRGEVMTIETDGLSENNILHSSIFAIPLGKKQFKIGATYHWDKLNDMPTGDGIERLKTDLEKIYSGKYEVINHQAGVRPNTKDRKPIIGKLKDNVMVFNGMGSRAALMAPQLSNTFLDYLTTGNPLPAAYNIDRFL from the coding sequence ATGAAAGATATAATTATTGTTGGTAGAGGTTTGGCTGGGGCCACCTTGTCATTTCAACTTCTTGCAAAAGGCATTAAACACCATATTGTTGATCAGCCTTCCCTATCCTCATCCTCAAAGGTTGCCGCAGGTTTAGTCAACCCAATAGTCTTGAAAAGATTAAAAATGGTTCAGGGAGCCGATGAATTTATGACTCATATCCCTGATTTTTATCAAACTAAAGAAGTCTTAACTGGATTTAAGTTCTACCATGAAAGCACTATCCATCATATATTTGCTAATGCAGGCGAGATAAACCTATGGGAGGAAAAAAAGGATAATGTTTTCCATTCGCAGTTCTTAAAAGGTTTAGCAAAAAACACTAATCCGAACCTACTGGCACCGCATGGACTGGGAGTTATTGAGGGCATTGGATGGCTTGATACACAAAGCTTCTTGAACGCTCACAAGGCTTTTTGTAATAATAATAGTATTCTTATTACTGAGACACCATTTCCGAAAAATGATCTTTCTACTCTAGCAGAATCTGGACAAGTCATAATACTATGTAATGGTCATTTATTAAAAGATTGGGAAGTACTGCCTGAAAACACCTTTACTCCCACCCGTGGAGAAGTGATGACCATCGAAACGGATGGATTGTCTGAAAACAATATCTTACATAGCTCTATTTTTGCCATCCCGCTTGGTAAAAAACAATTTAAAATAGGGGCCACCTACCATTGGGACAAGTTAAACGACATGCCTACTGGTGATGGAATAGAGCGCTTGAAAACTGATTTAGAAAAAATATATTCTGGGAAATATGAAGTTATTAATCACCAAGCTGGAGTACGTCCCAACACGAAAGACCGCAAACCTATCATTGGAAAGCTGAAAGATAATGTAATGGTATTCAACGGCATGGGGTCAAGAGCAGCACTTATGGCTCCACAGCTATCTAATACCTTTCTGGATTACTTGACAACTGGAAATCCATTACCAGCAGCATACAATATTGATCGCTTTCTGTAA
- a CDS encoding lamin tail domain-containing protein, with product MISIKPFWVLMLLFCNSSVLLAQGSNSAKSNFPKNNTKQTEKVSSILLKLYTNSIAPEEEEKALQLNLDLLMTQGSMIRIEATAVKDGEVLAKQLKSLAAKDIQVYKRIVNAWVNIKNIPQLEELEELRYAKPVYRPITNIGSANSEGDSALAAKMTRSKFCLDGSGVKIGVLSDTYNANSGATSGVSTGDLPGVGNPNGYTTPVTVVADLTAGSDEGRAMCEIVHDLAPGGELFFATAFTGQAGFASYIEDLYDLHSCDVIVDDVFYYEEPFYMDGVIAQACDYVNSKGVAYFSSAGNNAQSSYEAPFRNRAGSRWHDFDPGPGVDTMQSITVNAGSDIRIVLQWDDPWGSLSPKGAQTDIDLYLYDAAGSSVLLSATDNNLNLDPTEFISGKANGSGTVTFNIAIKNYSGPWPSSLKWVIWGGNGLMYEYAPTIASGLSTCLGHSNAAGAMAVGAAPWFSSPAYGTNPPLPEPFTSSGGTQIRYDLNGNSITPIDRFKPEFTAIDGVSNTFFGNGHFFFGTSAAAPHAAAVGALMIEANENLNPTEVRDIFKNSAIDMSTSGFDYLTGAGLIQADVAMQEVYDNLCNISSISVDSAPTLEIGDTTYSVGIIVKYAGATCNDSLLVNGELFEVTNLDSVAVIFSGLVADGLPLDVTASFSSQTGCSLTVSALFTAPITPSVSIPIDTLVISEIMYDAPETGQDSSEFIEIYNPISKSVDMTGFYFSEGVNYTFGNVILPAESYVVVCGDSLSLYNNYGVSGYEWNGVLHNGGEDIVLKDARGNTLDSVDYDDSSPWPTNAKGDGPSIVLCDVGSDNNIGSNWTESTSLTGTSVNGNALKGSPGTGDVACGSCPTPDSTFVTILSCDSTLVGSTSTLFSNASKCDSVHTIITMYDAGSTTLLASISICSGDSIFIFAEWQMSGGIFYDTLQTQHGCDSILSQELVVDSIINSSGTEITCFGDSVLIFGNWEMISGVYSDTSSNINGCDSIHTISLLALPISTGSSALEICEGDSLLIGGSYYGMAGVYNDTLIGSNTCDSIVRVTLTVNLLDTVYQSTTTGHPLQAGIFDTTYTNSNGCDSTVITTVTYLPTSLDTLVITEIMYNPPESGADIHEYIEIYNPGLITVDMTGYSLSDAVNYTFGNVSVPSGGYVVVCKDSLALYSQFAANGHQWSGSGVLSNGGELILLKDALGNTIDSVPYSPTGTWPIGADGDGPSVVLCDWTADNTIGSNWIESTSSTGNVINGNMLMGSPGADDVACGPCTTVDSTFINLVTCDSSLQGVVVVTLTNQDGCDSIITTTTILDPGSVTQLADKSICNGDSTLIFGMYQTLAGTYYDSLINKNGCDSTLSRELILNPTYSNFLTPMSICDGDSVLIFGLYQDMAGVYYDTLKTTHGCDSIIGIMLAINLSDTVQRFTTTLDSSLAGIFDTLYTNVEGCDSVVITTVVYAGVPCVNDSIIVNAITCDSTSAGTTIVSYPKVDGCDSIVLTITIYDGGSVMALPDKMICEGDSILVFNTYQYMAGTYYDTLLNSNGCDSLLSCGLLVNPTYETQSNVSICSGDSLLIFGEYQGMAGVYVDTLQSLLGCDSIHTVVLVVKPNVMTNVKDSICPGEGLFVGGAYQTTAGVYYDTLTAFNGCDSIIEITLSVRTDSECDGKVVGDSVTVVTGKSGWMKSTVTNIAEAGSYPWRGVSDLPALATFTMPAELGQPHHYHSIDSVDGAKVFKTGNGITFFRTTFNLTVDTGVSARFRSYMDDGIEIYINGKVVARESDREVANLTGVQHHLIVHQNGDQENGALGEQEFDVVNNYRMDSLVHIGSNELIIALRNAPQITDKGGFSFRMDIKTGEPYMPVFTGFIVSDAEWQQSTVTTIGGSSWSWPGVSSLPSSNTFTQDVKLGQPYSWYSTQEINGSFAIEATENVTYYRRRFTLVDSADINVRLRSTFDENIMIFINDSLLSGHFQHNLMNRSLPAHDAWFPSGGVPVNGNAGGDMFMQVENVNFDQILRKGDNYITVALQNRANDKGGFSLRLDLDKAGASVIRKAGNANNRVIREEVKLELDFDLYPNPTTGHVHISLLEGTSDDNEVVVTDLNGKILLRRALVHREAGAMGLDLGFLPKGIYMVRVRSGEVFKGKPLVRF from the coding sequence ATGATTTCTATTAAACCCTTTTGGGTACTTATGCTTTTGTTTTGCAATAGTTCCGTCTTACTTGCCCAAGGCAGCAATTCAGCGAAATCGAATTTCCCCAAAAATAACACTAAGCAAACCGAAAAGGTTAGTTCCATTTTACTAAAGCTTTATACAAATAGTATAGCTCCAGAAGAAGAAGAGAAAGCATTACAGCTAAACCTAGATCTTTTAATGACTCAAGGCAGTATGATTCGTATTGAAGCTACTGCGGTTAAAGATGGTGAGGTGCTAGCTAAGCAACTTAAAAGTTTGGCTGCTAAAGATATTCAGGTTTATAAACGAATAGTAAATGCCTGGGTAAATATTAAGAACATACCTCAGTTGGAAGAGCTTGAGGAGTTACGGTATGCAAAGCCTGTTTATCGGCCAATTACAAATATTGGTTCGGCCAACTCTGAAGGTGATTCCGCTCTAGCGGCAAAAATGACTCGCTCAAAGTTTTGCTTGGATGGAAGTGGAGTAAAAATTGGTGTACTGTCAGATACGTATAACGCAAACTCTGGCGCTACTTCTGGAGTGAGTACTGGTGATTTGCCTGGTGTGGGAAATCCCAATGGATATACAACTCCTGTTACCGTAGTGGCAGATTTGACTGCGGGTAGTGATGAGGGTAGAGCCATGTGCGAAATTGTGCATGACTTGGCACCAGGAGGTGAATTATTCTTCGCAACGGCATTTACCGGACAAGCCGGTTTCGCCAGCTATATCGAAGATTTATATGACTTACACAGCTGTGATGTCATAGTAGATGATGTGTTTTATTACGAAGAGCCATTTTATATGGATGGGGTAATAGCTCAGGCTTGTGATTATGTTAATTCCAAAGGAGTGGCTTATTTTTCATCGGCTGGTAATAATGCACAATCTTCATACGAAGCACCATTCAGGAATAGGGCAGGAAGTCGCTGGCATGATTTTGATCCGGGTCCAGGCGTGGATACAATGCAGTCTATTACTGTAAATGCAGGTTCCGATATTCGAATAGTTTTACAATGGGATGACCCATGGGGTTCATTATCCCCAAAAGGAGCACAAACAGATATTGATCTTTACCTTTATGATGCTGCAGGAAGTTCGGTATTATTATCTGCAACGGATAATAATCTCAATTTGGATCCAACCGAGTTTATTTCAGGTAAGGCTAATGGATCGGGGACAGTTACATTTAATATTGCCATTAAGAACTATTCTGGCCCGTGGCCATCGTCACTTAAATGGGTTATTTGGGGAGGAAATGGACTTATGTATGAATATGCGCCAACGATCGCAAGTGGGCTATCTACATGTTTAGGGCATTCCAATGCGGCTGGGGCAATGGCTGTTGGAGCAGCACCTTGGTTCAGTAGTCCAGCTTATGGAACTAACCCTCCGCTGCCTGAGCCCTTCACTTCTTCGGGGGGAACTCAAATTCGATACGACTTAAATGGAAATTCAATTACGCCAATTGACCGTTTTAAACCAGAATTTACAGCTATTGATGGAGTTAGTAATACCTTTTTTGGAAATGGTCATTTTTTCTTTGGTACTTCAGCCGCAGCTCCACATGCGGCAGCTGTTGGGGCTTTAATGATTGAAGCCAACGAAAACCTGAATCCTACCGAGGTTAGAGATATCTTCAAGAATTCAGCAATAGATATGAGCACCAGCGGTTTTGACTATCTCACGGGTGCGGGTCTCATTCAGGCTGATGTAGCTATGCAGGAGGTTTATGATAACCTTTGTAATATAAGTTCAATATCGGTCGACTCTGCTCCAACATTAGAAATTGGTGACACAACCTATTCCGTGGGTATTATAGTAAAATATGCAGGAGCCACCTGCAACGATTCATTGTTGGTAAATGGAGAATTATTTGAAGTAACCAACCTGGATTCAGTGGCTGTTATTTTTTCTGGACTCGTAGCTGATGGTCTTCCTTTAGATGTTACTGCTTCTTTTTCGAGTCAAACCGGATGTAGTCTTACAGTCAGCGCTCTTTTTACTGCACCTATCACACCATCTGTTAGTATCCCAATTGATACTTTGGTGATTTCTGAGATTATGTATGATGCTCCTGAAACAGGACAGGATTCCTCGGAATTTATAGAAATATATAACCCCATATCTAAAAGTGTGGATATGACTGGTTTTTACTTTAGTGAAGGAGTCAATTATACATTTGGTAATGTAATATTACCAGCCGAAAGTTATGTGGTAGTGTGTGGTGATAGCCTTTCACTTTACAATAACTATGGTGTTTCAGGTTATGAATGGAATGGAGTACTCCACAATGGTGGTGAGGATATAGTGCTGAAGGATGCAAGGGGAAATACGCTGGATTCTGTAGATTATGACGATTCATCGCCATGGCCAACAAATGCAAAAGGAGATGGTCCTTCAATAGTGTTGTGTGATGTGGGGAGCGATAATAATATTGGTTCTAACTGGACAGAGTCTACCTCTCTTACAGGTACATCCGTAAACGGAAATGCTTTAAAAGGTTCGCCAGGTACGGGGGATGTAGCATGTGGTTCGTGCCCCACCCCAGATTCCACATTCGTCACCATTCTTAGCTGCGACTCAACCCTTGTAGGGAGCACATCAACATTATTTTCTAATGCCAGCAAGTGCGATTCTGTTCATACCATTATAACCATGTATGATGCTGGTTCTACAACCTTATTAGCTTCCATATCGATATGTTCAGGAGATAGCATATTCATTTTTGCAGAATGGCAAATGTCAGGAGGGATTTTTTATGACACCCTTCAAACCCAGCATGGTTGTGATTCTATTTTAAGTCAAGAATTGGTTGTGGATTCAATTATCAACTCTTCTGGCACAGAAATAACTTGCTTTGGAGATAGCGTTCTAATTTTTGGCAATTGGGAAATGATTTCAGGAGTGTATAGTGACACTTCTTCTAATATTAATGGTTGTGATAGTATTCATACGATTTCACTTTTGGCGCTACCAATATCTACAGGTAGTAGTGCCTTAGAAATTTGCGAGGGGGATAGTCTCCTTATTGGTGGTAGCTATTATGGAATGGCGGGCGTGTATAATGATACACTTATAGGGAGTAATACTTGCGATAGTATAGTTAGAGTCACCCTTACAGTTAATCTATTGGATACTGTTTATCAAAGTACTACAACCGGACACCCATTACAGGCTGGAATTTTTGATACCACCTATACCAACAGCAATGGTTGCGATAGTACAGTTATTACTACGGTAACATATTTGCCAACGAGCTTAGACACTTTGGTAATTACTGAAATAATGTATAATCCACCAGAAAGCGGTGCGGATATTCATGAGTATATAGAAATTTATAACCCCGGTCTGATTACCGTTGATATGACAGGGTACAGCCTCAGTGATGCTGTAAACTACACTTTTGGTAATGTTTCAGTTCCTTCTGGAGGATATGTTGTAGTGTGTAAGGATAGCTTAGCGCTTTACAGTCAGTTTGCCGCAAATGGGCATCAGTGGTCTGGGTCTGGAGTCTTATCTAATGGAGGGGAGCTTATACTTTTAAAAGATGCATTAGGTAACACAATAGATTCAGTTCCGTATTCACCAACAGGAACCTGGCCTATTGGAGCTGATGGAGATGGCCCATCCGTAGTTTTATGTGATTGGACTGCTGATAACACTATTGGTAGCAATTGGATAGAATCAACTAGTTCTACCGGCAATGTAATAAATGGAAATATGCTAATGGGCTCACCAGGCGCTGATGATGTTGCTTGTGGTCCTTGCACTACGGTAGATTCTACTTTTATAAATTTAGTTACCTGTGATAGTAGCTTACAAGGAGTGGTAGTAGTTACATTGACAAATCAAGATGGTTGTGATTCCATAATCACAACTACTACCATATTGGATCCGGGTAGTGTAACCCAACTTGCAGATAAATCGATTTGCAATGGCGATAGTACGCTGATTTTTGGAATGTATCAAACCTTGGCAGGTACATACTATGACAGTTTGATTAATAAGAATGGTTGCGATAGCACGTTGAGCCGTGAGTTAATACTAAACCCAACGTATTCAAACTTTTTGACTCCAATGAGTATTTGCGATGGTGATAGTGTTTTGATTTTTGGATTATATCAAGATATGGCAGGTGTTTACTATGATACCCTCAAAACTACCCACGGTTGCGATAGTATTATTGGTATAATGTTAGCAATTAATCTTTCGGATACCGTTCAACGTTTCACTACTACTTTAGATAGCAGTTTAGCGGGAATTTTTGATACTCTGTATACCAATGTAGAAGGGTGTGATAGTGTGGTTATCACAACGGTGGTATACGCTGGGGTACCTTGTGTAAATGATTCAATAATTGTGAATGCCATAACCTGCGATAGTACTTCGGCAGGAACTACAATTGTAAGTTACCCCAAAGTGGATGGGTGTGATTCTATTGTGCTCACCATCACTATTTACGATGGAGGAAGTGTAATGGCATTACCAGACAAAATGATTTGCGAAGGCGATAGTATTCTTGTGTTCAATACATATCAATATATGGCTGGTACTTATTATGATACTTTATTAAATAGTAATGGTTGTGACAGTTTATTGAGTTGTGGATTACTTGTGAACCCTACCTATGAAACGCAAAGTAATGTTTCTATTTGCTCAGGTGATAGCCTCCTCATTTTCGGAGAGTATCAAGGAATGGCAGGAGTATATGTAGATACTTTACAGAGTCTCTTAGGCTGCGATAGTATTCATACTGTGGTGCTTGTGGTTAAGCCCAATGTTATGACAAATGTAAAGGACAGCATTTGCCCTGGTGAAGGATTATTTGTGGGAGGAGCTTACCAAACTACAGCAGGAGTTTACTACGATACGCTGACAGCATTCAATGGCTGTGACAGCATCATTGAAATAACCTTATCTGTACGTACTGACTCAGAGTGTGATGGTAAAGTAGTCGGTGATAGTGTAACAGTGGTGACGGGAAAAAGCGGTTGGATGAAAAGCACAGTAACTAATATTGCCGAGGCGGGATCCTACCCTTGGCGAGGAGTAAGTGATTTACCTGCTTTGGCAACCTTTACTATGCCTGCAGAACTAGGTCAACCTCACCATTATCATAGTATTGACAGTGTTGATGGTGCTAAAGTTTTCAAAACTGGTAATGGCATTACTTTTTTCAGAACAACATTTAATTTGACGGTAGACACAGGTGTCAGTGCAAGGTTTAGAAGTTATATGGATGATGGTATAGAAATTTATATAAATGGCAAAGTGGTAGCACGTGAGAGCGATAGGGAAGTAGCCAACTTGACTGGTGTACAACATCATTTAATAGTACATCAGAATGGAGATCAAGAGAATGGCGCTTTAGGCGAACAAGAATTCGATGTTGTAAATAATTATCGGATGGATTCATTGGTGCATATTGGTAGCAATGAGCTTATTATTGCTTTACGCAATGCGCCTCAAATTACAGATAAAGGCGGCTTTAGCTTTCGTATGGACATTAAAACAGGCGAACCCTATATGCCAGTGTTTACGGGTTTCATTGTGTCAGATGCAGAATGGCAGCAGAGCACAGTTACTACTATTGGAGGATCAAGTTGGAGCTGGCCAGGCGTTAGTAGCTTGCCTTCTTCTAATACGTTTACACAAGATGTCAAACTTGGGCAGCCTTATAGTTGGTACAGCACCCAGGAAATAAATGGATCGTTTGCAATTGAGGCTACAGAGAATGTGACCTATTATAGAAGAAGGTTTACTCTAGTAGATTCAGCGGATATCAATGTCCGTTTAAGAAGTACGTTTGATGAGAATATTATGATTTTTATAAATGATAGCCTACTATCCGGACATTTTCAACATAATCTCATGAACCGTTCCCTTCCTGCTCATGATGCATGGTTTCCAAGTGGCGGAGTGCCTGTAAACGGTAATGCTGGGGGAGATATGTTTATGCAGGTAGAAAATGTTAATTTTGATCAAATTCTTCGTAAAGGTGATAATTACATCACTGTTGCTTTGCAGAATAGAGCTAATGATAAGGGAGGTTTTTCCCTAAGATTGGATTTGGATAAGGCTGGCGCTTCCGTAATACGGAAAGCTGGAAATGCGAACAATAGGGTGATTAGGGAAGAAGTGAAACTTGAATTGGATTTTGACTTGTATCCAAATCCTACCACAGGGCATGTGCATATTAGCTTGTTAGAAGGAACTTCTGATGATAATGAAGTTGTGGTAACAGATTTAAACGGTAAAATACTTTTGAGGCGCGCTTTGGTACATCGGGAAGCTGGTGCTATGGGTTTGGATTTAGGGTTTTTGCCTAAAGGAATTTATATGGTTAGGGTTAGATCAGGGGAGGTATTTAAAGGAAAACCTCTTGTGAGGTTTTAG